Genomic DNA from Lutibacter sp. A80:
TGAAGAAAAAGAAAACACTTCAAACAGTAGAAATATTTTAGGGATTGGGAAATTTAATATAGAATATGCACCTACTAGAAACCAACAATGGTATTTTAAAACGCAATTTAAAAAAACCGATAATTTAAAAAGTAATAATATTCTTTCACGTATTGAAAATGAAGACAGATCTATATTTTCAGAAAATAATGCGGAAGCAATTTACTTAAATCAGAATATAGAATGGCATCAAAAAATGTCGAATAAACATACGTTTTCTTTTGCTGCAGATGTTACTTTCGATAAAAATAACCCAAGCACACTTTGGGGAACAAACAATGCTATTTTACAAGGTTTAATTCCTGTTGAGGAGTCAGGAAATTATAGTATAAATCAACATAAAGAAATACAAAACACTACAATACATAGTGTTTTTAAACATTATTGGGTGTTAAATAATTTTAACCATATTTATACAACTTTAGGTAATAAATATAGCAACGAAGCCTTTTTTACAAAAGATAGTCAGAAATTGCAAGATGGAACTACAAATAATTTTGCTTCCGCAGGTTTTGGAAACGATTTAGACTACAGGTTAAACGATTTATTTTTAGGCGTTCATTATAAATTTAAAACAGGTATTTTTGAATTAAAACAAGGTGCTTTTTTGCATAATTATAATTGGAATTTAAAGCAGCAGCAAACTAAAAAAAGTAATAAAATAGTAATGTTACCAGATTTTTCAGCAGAAATTAAGTTTAGTAATTCCAAAAAAATAAAAATAAATTATCAGTTAAAAAGTGCTTTTTCAGATGCTTCAAAATTGGCAAATCGGTTTTATTTACAGTCGTATAATTCGGTGTACAAAGGAAACGAACATTTAGAGAATGAGTTGTATCATACTGCAAGAATGTATTACAGCCGTTTTAGTTTGTACCGAGGTTTAATGTTGTTTGGAGGAATAAATTATACTAAAAAAGTTAAAGGACTTCAAAATGCAGTTCAATTTGAAGATACGGATCAATTTGTTTCTCCAATTTTGGTGAGCAATGCCTCAGAAAACTGGAGTTTTAATTTAAATATTGATAAAAAAATAAAGAAATTAAAATACGGGCTTAATACAAGAGTGTTAACTTCAACTTATCTTCAAAACATAAATGAGGCTTTTGTTACCAATAAAAGTAACAATTATAGTTACACACTTTCAGTAAAAACGTTGTTTGATAAATTTCCAACAATTGAAGTAGGTTTTGAACAAAGTATTGGTAATTATACTTCTAGTAATTCAACTTCAAAATTTATTACGAACCAACCATACTTAAATATTGATTACGACTTTTTAGAAGGATTTATTTTTTCTTTTGAATATGAAAATTACAATTACGAAAACAAAACATTTAATCAAAAAAACACCTATCAAATAGCAAATTCTACACTTTCTTATAAAAATGAAGACAGTGCTTGGAGTTTTAAACTAGATGCTCAAAATTTATTTAATGTAAAATACAAGCAGCAAAACAGTTTTTCTTCGTATATAATTTCAGATTCTAAAACCTATATTTTACCAAGAATTGTAATGTTTTCTATTGGTTATAATTTGTAATGAAATTTTTTAAAAATAGTTGTTTTTGTAATTACTTTATAGCAATCACAGAAATTTCTACGTTTACATATTTGGGTAAATTTGCAACTTCCACAGTTTCGCGTGCTGGAGCTGTTTCTGAGTTAAAATAACTTCCATAAACTTCATTTATTTCAGTGAAATTTTTCATATCAGAAATAAAAATTGAAGTTTTTATAACATTTTCAAAAGTCATTTCAGCAGCTTCTAAAACAGCTTTTATGTTTTCCATAACTTGCGTAGTTTCTTTTTGTATAGAGTCTAAAACTAATTCACCAGTTTGTGGGTTTAAAGCTATTTGACCTGAAGTGTATAAGGTATTTCCTGTTAAAATTGCTTGGTTATATGGACCTATTGGTGCAGGAGCATTTGGTGTGTTAATTATTTTTTTCATATCTATATTTTTAAACGTTTACAGATTAATTATTTGTAAATTATTATTCTACTAAAATAACGCTTTGTCTGGTGTTTGTCTTTTATCGTATTTTAAGTCGCTTAACATAGAAGATTTTACACCAATAAAAAAGTAGTAGGTTTGTCGATCTCCAAACGGAACCCAGTTAAAATTAAGTTTCCAACTATCTAAATCTCTAGAAAAACGAAGTTGTGTGTAGGTAAATCCTTGATTTTTAAAATCGTAACCAGAGGAGAATCCGACACCCCATTTAGGTGTTAATTCTATGTCACCTGAAAACATTAGTGAGTTAGAAGAGATTTCTTTTTGTCTAGTTGCATTAGAATAATTTAATGCATAAGCAAGTTTTAGGGTCCAAGGAATTTTAGATCCGTATAGTTCAGCTTCTTTGGTAGAAGAATTATTATTGTCTGTATTTGGTTGGTTTGTTGTTGTTAAGCTTTCTCCAAACACTCCGTCGGAATTATTTGCGGCCGCTTTTTCACTTTGTTTATTTTGTTCTGAGTCTCCTTTTTCTTTTTTACTTTCTAAAGAATAATTTAAAGTAAGCCCAGCATTTGTTAATCTAAATAAACTACCTCCGTTATTGTAGTTAAACGTATTTATTTTATTTCCATTTATGTCTAAAGCATAAGGGTCTAATGTTGCATTTACATTTAATGTTAATTTATCTTTAAAAAGTTTAGTTCCAGCATTTACACCAACAGGACTCCATTTTAAAGAATCTGCAGCCATATTATAACTTGAAGAAAAGTTTAAATTATTTAATAGAGTAATTTTTTCTGCATCTCCTTCAGTGGAATCTTTTTTTCTTAGTTTAGCTTCTAAATTATTATTAAGTGTAAAGTTTAAGCTATTAGAAATTCCAGAACTTGGACCTCCATAAATACCGTTAGAAAAAGGAGAATATTCTAAAAATTCTTCAGGATTTGCAGCATTTTGCTGTACTTTTTCATAAAAAGTATCGCTAAAATCTGGTTTGTAACTATAAGAAATACTTGGTCTAACAACATGTCTTATAGCTTCAATATTTCCTTTTTTAAATTTAAACATACCATAAAAAGTTGTTCCTAAAGAAACCGAAGCAGAATAATCATTAAATCTACTAAAGCTACTTATAGTGTCCGTAACCACAGCGTCTTGAACATCGTCAAATGTTTTGCTTATCCTATCAAAATACCAAACATCTTTATACGTTATGCTAGGCGAAATAGTGAAATATTTTAACGCCTTCATATTGGTATTCATTGTAAGATTATGTTGAAAACCTGACTTTGAGTCGTCAAACATTTGTTTTTTAAAGAAAAATTCGTCGGTAGTTGTAATTCTATTATCACCTTTCAAAGAATAGGTTAACCCTATTTTTTGTATGGCATTGTTTTTTGCACCATTTTTACCTGTAAACGGATAAATTCTATCCATATTTAATTGCAAAGAAGGCAATGTCATTGTAATTTCCTCTGTATTTGTGTTTTGAGAATGTGTCATAGATAAAGACACATTAAACGGTGCACCTACAAAGTTTTTATAATAAGATATAGAAGAACTTAAATTGTTATTTAAAAAGGCGTTTGTATTGTATTCATTATTAGATTGTTTAAAATATTGACTACTACCCATATTTACAGAAGCTGAAAACCGTGAGTTCGGACTTGCTTTTGAATCTTGAGAGTGGCTCCATCTAATATTATAATTTGTTGCTTTAGAATAATCATCAAAGCCTTTTAAACTGTTTATTAAATTTTCATATTGGAAATTAAAATTTCCAGAATATTTATAGCGTTTAGCATAACTAGATTCTGCACGCATTCCCCAACTTCCATTGGTATAGATATCTCCTAAAAGCGCCAAATCAAAATTATCGTTTATAACAAAATAATATCCACCATTTTGTAAAAAATAACCTTGTGTATTGTTTTCACCCCAAGTTGGCATTAAAAAACCAGAAGTTCTTCCTTTAGTTAATGGAATGTATGCAAAAGGCAATACTACGGGTGTTGGTACATCTGCTAAAACCAGTTGTGCTGTGCTTGCAACTAGTTTTTTGTCTTGAATAAATTTAGCTTTTTTAATTTTTATATAATAATCCGGATTTTCTTTATCGGATGTTGTAAGTTTTATATTTTCAATAAATACAACAGAATCATTATGTTTTTTACTTACTTCTCCTAAAATAATAACACCTTGTTGTTCTGTTTTTAAATTCCAGATTTTAGCTTTTTCACTTTTAAAATTAAAAATAATAGTGTCTTGTGTAGATTCTTGTCCACCTTGTTTAAAAACAGGAAGTTGAGAATATACCCCAACACTATCTTTAATTCCTTTAGCGGTTACAGAGCTTGTATTGTTATCAATTTCAATATAGCCAGCGTTTAGTTCAATATCGCCATATTTAATATATGCATTGTCATATAAAATAATTTTATTGTTTAATACATCTTGTTTTATTAAACTATCTGCACTATGATCTATAATATTTTCAAGTAATTCAACAGGTTTTTTAATAGAATCTTTAGCTTTTAAAGCAACAGAATCTAATTGTTTACTGTTTAATAAAGTGTCAGTTGCTTTTAAATTTAATAAAGTGTCTTTTTTTATTACTGGTATGGTATCAGAAGAACTCAGTTTATTTTCTTGAGAATAAACAGCTGTATTGATAGAGCTTATTGCAATTATCAATACTAATAAAAAATAAAATTTGTTTATATTCGTTTTAATAACTTATTATTTTTGTAATAATACTATTTAAATTGGGTTGGTAGCTTAAGTTTTTTTAATTTAGCTTTTAGGCTTTCAACACATTTTTTTAATGTTTGTAAATGTATGGCTCAATAATTGTATCACCAAATAACAGTTGCCAAAAATAATTAAAATTATTGATGAACTCACTACTCTTTTCTAAAATTAAAATATCAACGAAAATCTTAGGGCTTTTCGTATTTTCTTGTAGCATTCTTTTTAATATTACTACTGTTTTTGCACAAAAAAACGAATTTATTGTTGTGTTAGATGCTGGTCATGGAGGAGAAGATCCTGGAAAAGTTGGTTATAAAAATATTAAAGAAAAAGATATTGCTTTAAAATTAGTACTTCAGGTAGGTAAATTATTAGAAGAAAAAGAAAATATTAAAGTAGTTTACACAAGAAAAAAAGATGTTTTTATTGGTTTAAAAGATCGTGGTAAAATTGCAAATAAATCGAATGCAGATTTGTTTGTTTCTATACATTGTAATGCGCATAATTCAAATGCTTATGGAGCCGAAACTTGGGTGTTAGGAACGCATGCTAATAAACAAAATTTTGAAGTAGCAAAAGCCGAAAACTCGGTAATAGAATTTGAGGATAATTATAAGGTGATATATAAAGGGTTTAATCCAAATTCTCCAGAGTCTATTATTGGGCTTACATTAATGCAGGAAGAATATTTAGATCAAAGTATACAATTGGCAAGTATAATTCAAGATGAATTTACAGTAAAACTGAAAAGAAAGAATAGAGGAGTAAAGCAAGCTGGTTTTGTTGTTTTACACCAAACCTATATGCCAAGTATTTTAATAGAAACAGGTTTTTTAACAAATGCCAAAGAAGCATTGTTTTTAAATTCAAAATTAGGACAACAAAAATTTTCCAAAGCTATATACAATGGAGTTATAAATTATATAAATCAATTAACTCTTAATACAGTGCAAAGTACTTCTATAAACGAAATTGAGGAAGTAAAAACAACAAATACTCAGAATATATATACAAACGTAGAATTTAAAGTTCAAATTGCTGCAGGTAGAAAATTAGAAACAAAATCGTACAATTTTAAAGGTCTTAAAAATGTAGAAAGGATCAAAGTTGGAAGTAGTTATAAATACTATTATGGAAATACATCTAATTATTCTGAAATAGAAAAATTTAAAAAAACAGCCCAATCTAAAGGGTTTAAAACTGCATTTATAGTTGCTTTTAAAAATGGTGAAAAAATTTCAGTTGATGAAGTTTTAAAAAAATCGTAGTATTTTAGCCATTTACTCACAAAAATTATTAGTAATATTGCCTTAAAATTTATATTATTTTGAAAATTACCAGAGAATTAAAAACAGGAGTTATATCTGTATTTGTAATTGTATTATTTATATGGGGTTATAATTATTTAAAAGGACTTAATTTATTTGATGGTCCTGTAAAAACGTATTTTACTGAATATAATAATGTCCAAGGTTTAAATACTGCAAGTGTGGTTACAATAAATGGTGTAGATGTTGGAAAAGTTGTGGATATTAAATTTAATAAAGACGAAGAAAAAAGAGGGAATTTAATTGTTGAATTTAGTGTTGAAAATGATTTCGAATTTTCGAAAAATAGTATCGCAAAAATTTATAGTGCTAGCTTAATGGGAGGGAAATCTCTTGCTATTGTGCCTTCTTATGAAGGTGAAACAGCGCTTCCTGGAGATTTTTTAAAAGGAGAAATAGAATCAGATTTATTTTCATCAGTTAGTGAAAAATTAAACCCATTACAAGCCAAAATAGAAAGTGTAATTAAAAGTGCAGACTCTTTAATGACTGGCTTAACAGATGTTTTAGATGTTAAAAGTAGGGAAAGTTTAAAATCTAGTATTTTAGAATTAAATACTACGGTTACTAATTTTAAACATGCTTCAGCTAATGTAAATAAGTTAATTATTAATAATGACGAAAAATTAACCAAAACATTAGATAATGCTACGCTAATGACCGATAATTTAGCAAAGCTTTCAGATACTTTAGTAAATGCTAATTTAGGACTTACAATAAAAAATATTGAAAATACAGTAGCTAATTTAAATAATGTATTAGCAGGTTTAGAAAACGGAGATGGTACTTTAGGTAAACTATTAACCGATGAAGAAATGTATGCTAATTTAACCAATGCTTCAAAAGAATTGGAAGAATTATTGAGAGAAATGAAATTACATCCTAAACGATTTGTTCATTTTTCACTATTTGGAAAAAAAGATAAAGGTTATACTCCAGAAGAAAAAAAATAATAACAACCTGTTTTAATTAAAACCCACAGAATTACTTTAAATAAAAAAGAAAAAGTGTATTTAATTTTACATAATTATTTTTTTTGTAAAAAAATATACTAATAAATATGAGAAACCTTTAAATAATTCTAAATTGTACGTTTTTAAGCTTATAAAAGTTTTAGGAATAATAGTAAAGAGTTATTAAAATTGATTTATTGAAATTTTTTGTGTTAGTAATAAACCAACTTATTACTTAAATTAGCACTTTCACTTAAAGATAGTTCTAATCAAATTATTTAGAAATATCAGTAAATAAAGAAAGTATGAATTATATTGACAACATAGCATTTGCAATACTTCTTTTTATAGGAGTTGGTTTTTTTGTTAAAAATATAAAAAAACTTATTAGAAATATACAACTTGGTAAACAGGTAAATAGGTCTGATAATTCAGCTGCTCGTTGGAAAAATATGGCAATGATTGCTTTAGGACAATCTAAAATGGTAAAACGTCCAATTGCAGGGATTCTTCACATTATAGTATATGTAGGCTTTCTAATTATTAATATTGAAGTAATTGAAATACTTATAGACGGACTTTTTGGAACCCATAGAGTATTGTCTTTTTTGGGTGGATTTTATAGTTTCTTAATCGCTTCATTTGAAATTTTAGCACTGTTAGTATTTGTATCGGTTTGCGTTTTTTGGATTCGAAGAATGGTGTTAAAAATTCCTCGTTTTTGGAATAAAGAAATGAAAGGCTTTCCAAAAAATGATGCACTTTACATTTTATATTTTGAAATGGTGTTAATGTCATTATTTTTAATAATGAATGCTACAGATGTACCATTTCAGCAAGCAGATGCAGGTAATCCGATCAGTCAATTTTTGGTCCCAATTTTCGAAAATTTTAATGCAGGAACATTATTCTATATAGAACGTACCGCTTGGTGGTTGCATATTGCTGGTATTTTAGTATTCTTAAATTATCTATACTACTCTAAGCACCTTCATATTT
This window encodes:
- a CDS encoding carboxypeptidase-like regulatory domain-containing protein → MPQKKVLSFTLFFIIGICITNAQTITLKGSVKDSLQNPLSYANVLAKPADVSKNLQFSITDNDGLYKLELSKNEVYTISVSYMGFKMASFKFTATENTQQHIVLKDAPNELQEVVIEIPVTVKEDTITYNTNKFVTGEERKLKNVLKKLPGVEVDKNGGVTVQGKKVTTLLVEGKKFFGGGSKLAVENIPANAIDKIQVIDNYNEIAFLKNVSDTDEMAMNILLKEDKKQFAFGDIEAGKGTKDFYRTHANLFYYSPKTNVNFIGNLNNTGEKTFTFRDYMSFQGGISAALKGDGSIYNVSASDFANFMETQDLVTSSNKFGALNITNVVNSKLDISGYAIFSHSKNKTLTENINQYTAFTEEKENTSNSRNILGIGKFNIEYAPTRNQQWYFKTQFKKTDNLKSNNILSRIENEDRSIFSENNAEAIYLNQNIEWHQKMSNKHTFSFAADVTFDKNNPSTLWGTNNAILQGLIPVEESGNYSINQHKEIQNTTIHSVFKHYWVLNNFNHIYTTLGNKYSNEAFFTKDSQKLQDGTTNNFASAGFGNDLDYRLNDLFLGVHYKFKTGIFELKQGAFLHNYNWNLKQQQTKKSNKIVMLPDFSAEIKFSNSKKIKINYQLKSAFSDASKLANRFYLQSYNSVYKGNEHLENELYHTARMYYSRFSLYRGLMLFGGINYTKKVKGLQNAVQFEDTDQFVSPILVSNASENWSFNLNIDKKIKKLKYGLNTRVLTSTYLQNINEAFVTNKSNNYSYTLSVKTLFDKFPTIEVGFEQSIGNYTSSNSTSKFITNQPYLNIDYDFLEGFIFSFEYENYNYENKTFNQKNTYQIANSTLSYKNEDSAWSFKLDAQNLFNVKYKQQNSFSSYIISDSKTYILPRIVMFSIGYNL
- a CDS encoding RidA family protein, with product MKKIINTPNAPAPIGPYNQAILTGNTLYTSGQIALNPQTGELVLDSIQKETTQVMENIKAVLEAAEMTFENVIKTSIFISDMKNFTEINEVYGSYFNSETAPARETVEVANLPKYVNVEISVIAIK
- a CDS encoding putative LPS assembly protein LptD — its product is MIIAISSINTAVYSQENKLSSSDTIPVIKKDTLLNLKATDTLLNSKQLDSVALKAKDSIKKPVELLENIIDHSADSLIKQDVLNNKIILYDNAYIKYGDIELNAGYIEIDNNTSSVTAKGIKDSVGVYSQLPVFKQGGQESTQDTIIFNFKSEKAKIWNLKTEQQGVIILGEVSKKHNDSVVFIENIKLTTSDKENPDYYIKIKKAKFIQDKKLVASTAQLVLADVPTPVVLPFAYIPLTKGRTSGFLMPTWGENNTQGYFLQNGGYYFVINDNFDLALLGDIYTNGSWGMRAESSYAKRYKYSGNFNFQYENLINSLKGFDDYSKATNYNIRWSHSQDSKASPNSRFSASVNMGSSQYFKQSNNEYNTNAFLNNNLSSSISYYKNFVGAPFNVSLSMTHSQNTNTEEITMTLPSLQLNMDRIYPFTGKNGAKNNAIQKIGLTYSLKGDNRITTTDEFFFKKQMFDDSKSGFQHNLTMNTNMKALKYFTISPSITYKDVWYFDRISKTFDDVQDAVVTDTISSFSRFNDYSASVSLGTTFYGMFKFKKGNIEAIRHVVRPSISYSYKPDFSDTFYEKVQQNAANPEEFLEYSPFSNGIYGGPSSGISNSLNFTLNNNLEAKLRKKDSTEGDAEKITLLNNLNFSSSYNMAADSLKWSPVGVNAGTKLFKDKLTLNVNATLDPYALDINGNKINTFNYNNGGSLFRLTNAGLTLNYSLESKKEKGDSEQNKQSEKAAANNSDGVFGESLTTTNQPNTDNNNSSTKEAELYGSKIPWTLKLAYALNYSNATRQKEISSNSLMFSGDIELTPKWGVGFSSGYDFKNQGFTYTQLRFSRDLDSWKLNFNWVPFGDRQTYYFFIGVKSSMLSDLKYDKRQTPDKALF
- a CDS encoding N-acetylmuramoyl-L-alanine amidase, coding for MNSLLFSKIKISTKILGLFVFSCSILFNITTVFAQKNEFIVVLDAGHGGEDPGKVGYKNIKEKDIALKLVLQVGKLLEEKENIKVVYTRKKDVFIGLKDRGKIANKSNADLFVSIHCNAHNSNAYGAETWVLGTHANKQNFEVAKAENSVIEFEDNYKVIYKGFNPNSPESIIGLTLMQEEYLDQSIQLASIIQDEFTVKLKRKNRGVKQAGFVVLHQTYMPSILIETGFLTNAKEALFLNSKLGQQKFSKAIYNGVINYINQLTLNTVQSTSINEIEEVKTTNTQNIYTNVEFKVQIAAGRKLETKSYNFKGLKNVERIKVGSSYKYYYGNTSNYSEIEKFKKTAQSKGFKTAFIVAFKNGEKISVDEVLKKS
- a CDS encoding MlaD family protein, with product MKITRELKTGVISVFVIVLFIWGYNYLKGLNLFDGPVKTYFTEYNNVQGLNTASVVTINGVDVGKVVDIKFNKDEEKRGNLIVEFSVENDFEFSKNSIAKIYSASLMGGKSLAIVPSYEGETALPGDFLKGEIESDLFSSVSEKLNPLQAKIESVIKSADSLMTGLTDVLDVKSRESLKSSILELNTTVTNFKHASANVNKLIINNDEKLTKTLDNATLMTDNLAKLSDTLVNANLGLTIKNIENTVANLNNVLAGLENGDGTLGKLLTDEEMYANLTNASKELEELLREMKLHPKRFVHFSLFGKKDKGYTPEEKK
- a CDS encoding (Fe-S)-binding protein; this encodes MNYIDNIAFAILLFIGVGFFVKNIKKLIRNIQLGKQVNRSDNSAARWKNMAMIALGQSKMVKRPIAGILHIIVYVGFLIINIEVIEILIDGLFGTHRVLSFLGGFYSFLIASFEILALLVFVSVCVFWIRRMVLKIPRFWNKEMKGFPKNDALYILYFEMVLMSLFLIMNATDVPFQQADAGNPISQFLVPIFENFNAGTLFYIERTAWWLHIAGILVFLNYLYYSKHLHILLAFPNTYFANLNPKGQFNNLEAVTNEVKMMLDPNVDPFAAAPEGSEDEVPEKFGASDVTDLNWVQLLNAYTCTECGRCTSSCPANITGKELSPRAIMMKTRDRLEEVGENITKNGEFVDDGKQLLNDFITPEEIWACTSCNACVEECPVNIDPLSIIIDLRRYLVMEKSAASQELNMMMTNIENNGAPWQYNQMDRLNWKDE